Proteins encoded by one window of Epinephelus moara isolate mb chromosome 18, YSFRI_EMoa_1.0, whole genome shotgun sequence:
- the bud31 gene encoding protein BUD31 homolog, with translation MPKVKRSRKPPPDGWELIEPTLDELDQKMREAETEPHEGKRKVESLWPIFRLHHQRSRYIYDLFYKRKAISRELYEYCIKEGYADKNLIAKWKKQGYENLCCLRCIQTRDTNFGTNCICRVPKSKLEVGRIIECTHCGCRGCSG, from the exons atgcCCAAAGTAAAGAGGAGTCGGAAGCCGCCTCCAGACGGCTGGGAGCTTATTGAGCCCACTTTGGACGAGCTGGATCAGAAAATGAGAGAAG CTGAAACAGAGCCTCATGAGGGGAAGCGAAAGGTGGAGTCCCTTTGGCCAATTTTCAGGCTGCATCATCAGCGGAGTCGATACATCTACGACCTCTTCTACAAAAGGAAAGCTATCAGCAGAG AGCTGTATGAGTACTGTATAAAGGAAGGCTATGCAGACAAGAACCTGATTGCCAAGTGGAAGAAGCAGGGCTACGAGAACCTGTGCTGTCTGCGTTGCATCCAAACACGAGACACCAACTTTGGAACCAACTGCATCTGCAGAGTCCCCAAGAGCAAGCTGGAAGTT GGAAGGATCATTGAATGCACCCACTGTGGATGCAGAGGATGTTCTGGCTAA